Below is a genomic region from candidate division KSB1 bacterium.
CTGCTGTGAAACCGGCGGCGAGGATTAAAAATTTGATTTTCATATAAGCCCCCTTTTTGATCGGACTTCCACTCGTAATACCTGAATTTTGCACTGAAGTTGATCGAAACTGCAATTGACGCAGATTTGATCGATACATGAATCCCCCCCCCATCGGGTGGTGCAAAAAATTTTTTGCACGGCTCGCTTTGCTGATAACTCCGTGAGGAGTGGGATGTTTATAGCAATGCACCGTTCCAGTTTTTAAAACTCCGGAGGAGTGATATGTTCAATTTTTACCTTGCAGCCCGCGTCAATTCAACAAAATCCACATGCCACTCCTCCGGAGTTCGAGGGTGTCCAAGAGCCTCGCTTCCTATAAACATCTCACTCCTATCGGAGTTGAGGGGTAACACGCCCTCGCTTTTGTCGAATGGGTAACCGGCGTGCAAAATCCAGGTAATAGCGAACGGCCTGGTGTTATGTGTTGCGTTGGTTTTATGTTGCATCAATGCATTTTTGTTTGATCGTCCAAATTCGCGGGCAAAGTTTCAACAACCCGCATTCGGAATACGACGCTTTAGCGTTGCATGGGCACATTGGCAAAACCAAAGTTTTGCACGCCGTTCCCTAAATTCTGAGAAGATACGAGCATGACATGTGAGAGGGCTATCCGTGCGCCGGCGAGGGAAATTTTTTAGACCAGCCTGAACGACGGCACGTAAGTTTGATCTGATTTCCTCAGCTCATAAAGCTGAATGACGCCACGGGCATTCATGCGGTAACCGATAAGAACGGCCAGGGCCAGTGGCACGGCCATAAACAGATGAACCACACCGGGCTGGAAATTGCTCTGCAGCTTAACAAGCTCGTCGGCCACCTGTTGCGCAATGGCATTGGCCTCGGCGCTATTGCTCACTTTGTGACTGATTGAACCAACCGGCGGTTTGACGGCAACGCGGGCACGCACTCGCCTGCCATCCTTCTTGCGCTGATCCACCCATTTATCAACGACGGCTGTCACCGGCTGGGAAACGGACAATTCCAGTGTGACTTCATCAAAACTGACGTCAATCTCATTGGAGTCTGTCAGCAAAGGACTTTTCGCAGGCTGGGGATTTATGGTACTCCAAAGCTGTGTGTCCTGGCCGGGGATCGGCTGCTCAATCTCCAGTTGGTAGCGCGTGGTGGCGCCAAAAGCAAAACCCAGCGCGACACCGCAAGAGAGATGGGCGGAGGCGCGGATCAGAAGCCGGCGTGGGCCCAGGGCTTCGGCCACCGACTTTTCGACGGCTTGCAGTGCCGGCCAAAGCATTTGTGCGCATACCATCGAATCGATGGTATCGTCACTTTGGATGAACGGCCGCCAATCAAGATCGAGGTCAGGCAGTGGTTCGCGATACATGTAATGCCGCGTGTGCAGGTCAAGGATCAATTTGCGATTGGGATCGGTGGCGAAACCC
It encodes:
- a CDS encoding SAVED domain-containing protein, yielding MPKIFLSYSHHDKDNVTLLAQQLKLHGMRLWRDVKDLTLGTQTPEQIRQILATECQGCLLYLTPNSLKSDFVMKIELKEAMERLEADEKFALIPLFHGVTIDEAGAAVPTYAGRDIANLHGILIPADATAGQIRNKFTEVAQRLLPNLLAKSRPGFATDPNRKLILDLHTRHYMYREPLPDLDLDWRPFIQSDDTIDSMVCAQMLWPALQAVEKSVAEALGPRRLLIRASAHLSCGVALGFAFGATTRYQLEIEQPIPGQDTQLWSTINPQPAKSPLLTDSNEIDVSFDEVTLELSVSQPVTAVVDKWVDQRKKDGRRVRARVAVKPPVGSISHKVSNSAEANAIAQQVADELVKLQSNFQPGVVHLFMAVPLALAVLIGYRMNARGVIQLYELRKSDQTYVPSFRLV